Proteins encoded in a region of the Novibacillus thermophilus genome:
- a CDS encoding twin-arginine translocation signal domain-containing protein — protein MDRRQFLKVSGLTTAAIALGTTGLLSLGENGRKALAAPRPTRGSFGGMVRWSKIQEGF, from the coding sequence ATGGACAGGCGACAATTTTTAAAGGTTAGTGGACTGACAACAGCGGCTATTGCATTAGGAACGACAGGACTGTTATCACTTGGAGAAAACGGACGTAAGGCATTAGCAGCCCCTAGGCCAACTCGAGGTTCATTTGGGGGTATGGTCCGCTGGTCAAAGATCCAGGAGGGGTTCTGA
- a CDS encoding alkaline phosphatase PhoX, whose amino-acid sequence MNLPRGFQYRIISEEGGKLSDGRPIPALFDGMAAFQGKNNATILVRNHELTSQTDNPVIGKNPYDKDNTGGTTALVVGPDRKLIKEYVTSSGTVRNCAGGGTPWGTWLTCEETRETGHGYVFEVDPLDPENNLSKTPIRAMGAFSHEAVDVDPATGIVYMTEDDGPESYFYRYIPNDPSGKVGSLHKGGRLQAAAIEEMSSNEISKYYTGKKFGIVWKDLDPEKPTLDARNKGCIQFSRLEGCHFVNGVFWFSDTDAGDKHLGRIYRYIPATNTLELFFESTDANDLESPDNVTITPWGDLWIVEDGAGSDRIIGLTPEGTTYVFAENVLNYSELAGPTFSPDGQTFFVNIQTPGITFAIWGPFSHRNAARSRLMGHAAPPEHYAPKISDNLMAFAEVQGMSTLEAAAFHRHGVPIL is encoded by the coding sequence CTGAACCTTCCGAGGGGGTTTCAGTACCGCATTATTTCCGAAGAGGGCGGAAAACTTTCTGATGGTCGCCCTATTCCGGCATTGTTTGACGGCATGGCGGCATTTCAAGGAAAAAACAATGCGACCATCCTTGTCCGCAACCACGAATTGACGAGTCAAACAGATAACCCTGTAATAGGCAAAAATCCGTACGATAAAGACAATACTGGTGGGACCACCGCTCTAGTGGTGGGTCCTGATCGTAAATTGATCAAAGAATATGTGACGTCATCTGGTACCGTTCGAAATTGTGCGGGTGGGGGCACCCCTTGGGGAACGTGGCTGACGTGTGAAGAAACGAGGGAGACAGGACATGGGTATGTATTTGAAGTTGATCCACTAGACCCTGAGAACAATTTATCGAAAACACCGATTCGAGCAATGGGAGCTTTTTCCCATGAGGCCGTAGACGTGGATCCCGCGACGGGGATCGTGTACATGACGGAAGATGATGGCCCAGAGAGTTACTTTTACCGGTACATTCCGAATGATCCTAGCGGAAAAGTCGGTTCTCTGCATAAAGGGGGGAGATTGCAAGCGGCTGCCATTGAGGAAATGAGCTCCAACGAAATAAGTAAGTATTACACTGGCAAGAAATTTGGCATTGTATGGAAAGACCTTGACCCAGAAAAACCGACGTTAGATGCGCGCAATAAGGGATGTATCCAGTTTTCCCGCTTGGAAGGCTGCCATTTCGTGAACGGAGTATTCTGGTTTTCGGACACGGATGCAGGGGATAAGCACTTAGGACGGATTTATCGCTATATCCCAGCTACGAATACGTTAGAACTTTTCTTCGAATCCACAGATGCGAACGATTTGGAATCGCCTGACAATGTCACCATTACGCCGTGGGGTGATTTGTGGATCGTAGAGGATGGAGCGGGATCAGACCGTATCATCGGGTTAACTCCTGAAGGAACGACCTACGTCTTCGCAGAAAATGTACTGAATTATTCAGAATTAGCTGGCCCCACTTTCTCTCCTGATGGACAAACTTTTTTTGTCAATATTCAAACGCCTGGAATTACGTTCGCCATTTGGGGGCCGTTCTCACATAGAAACGCGGCTAGAAGCCGTTTAATGGGGCACGCTGCACCACCGGAGCACTATGCACCTAAAATTTCGGACAACTTAATGGCATTCGCAGAGGTACAAGGCATGTCTACGTTGGAAGCAGCTGCGTTCCATCGCCACGGTGTGCCTATATTATAG
- a CDS encoding twin-arginine translocase TatA/TatE family subunit: MFSTIGIPGLILILTIALVIFGPKKLPEIGRATGQTLKEFKHAVQDMAREIDHEKKSDQ, translated from the coding sequence ATGTTCTCAACAATAGGCATTCCAGGGTTAATTTTGATTTTGACGATTGCGCTCGTCATTTTTGGACCGAAGAAGCTGCCAGAAATCGGGAGGGCTACAGGGCAGACGTTGAAGGAATTCAAACACGCTGTTCAAGACATGGCGAGGGAGATCGACCATGAGAAAAAGTCGGATCAATAG